The Danio rerio strain Tuebingen ecotype United States chromosome 19, GRCz12tu, whole genome shotgun sequence genome includes the window TGGTACCCCGTGGAACGGATGAAAACCAATAACACACAGGTACGAGCACGCAAAAGACGTTGCACATGAGGAACACTAGAGGGAGATAAAGTCCATAGCGCTTCCAATAGTTCTCTCACCAGTTTTTACAACAGCAAAActtttgacaagaaaaaaaaaaagctgtcgaggaactacatttttgtaaaatcgACTGTTTTTCTTATTCTGCGTATTCAGCATGCTGCTAAAGTGTTTTGACATACATAACTTTTAATGATAAATTATTGTAAATACACccgtaaacataaaaaaatataaatatctgaTATGCTAATAAATACAAATCACTGGCATACAAGTTCATCTTTGAATTTCTCAATTATAAAAACATGCAACAACTATTTCAAAGTTTGTATATTTTATAGACCTACAAAAGTTGTATTGTTAGACCATCTTAGTTTATTGTACAAACCACGAACATAATAAAATGGTCATCTGAAGCTGCACTGGGAAGATTGACACTGGGAGATGCCATAAAGACTTGTTTGGATTGAGTGGAGCTAATAATGTCATGACGGTACTTAAGGAGGCTGTTCTTCAGAGTAGCTGCTCTCAGTCTCTCCTCCACACACATGTGTTCGTGTTTTTATAAAAGCAGGTCTTActtcttttcttgtgcatttgCAAGATGTGTGCCTGCGGGATACTTTTGACTTTTACTTTGCTTTTGCATTTTCTTGGTGTTCACTCAATGAATCCTCTGTTTCCAAGCGCATCCAGGGGCATGAAAGTGTCTAAGTCTGTTCCTGCTGAGGGCAACAGGAGAGCAAAATACGGCAAGAATGTGCTGTCAGCATCACTGTTATCCGGAGACATACAGTCCAGAAGGGCGATCAAGGATGCGATTGAACCTCACGATTACATGATTTCCATATACAAGACCTTTTCAGCGGCTGAAAAACTGGGACTGAACGCGAGTTTTTTCCGCTCGTCTAAAGCAGCAAACACCATCACGAGCTTTGTGGACGAGGGTCAAGGTTAGTTATTTCTACTTATACAAGCAACAGTGATTTCAAACGCACACGTACTGATTCTATATTGGTActcacagggaaaaaaaaaaaaaaaacatttgtatacAATTCAAACAACTCTTAAAGGAATACAGTCAAATGTGTCAGTGAACAGATGGAAACAAAGCATTTTGAATATTAGGCCTATATCATCTATGATACTGCGGAAAATCTTCAAGAAATCTTTTTCCcctaatagtaaaaataatgacAACAATATATGTATAACATTATACACTTCTGTTTACAATCTTGCATAAAATAAGTTGTGTTTGCATCAAAGTGTGTATACATGCACTGtccatttcaaatattttttattggaaTGTGTAGGAATTTTCACGATGTAGGCAggttattatcactataaagtgcCTTAGATGTCCCACAAGATTGAATCAGTCCCATATGAGCATAATGCGAAATTGATGTTTTAATATGATTGGTTAAACTTGTACACACATGCAGGTAGAATTATGAGTGTTTTGAAACATGTTTTTGCCAATTATTGCCATAGTCTTTTATTGAATGGATGTGATTTTGCCATGTCCCACACACTGCACAGCCAAGTTCAGTAAGTCTAAAAAGTAGCTAAAttagataaattttttttaaatgtttaagtattCTTTCTATTCTTACAGTTATTTTGaaaactaaatcatttttataacttttatttttttattcttttataatattattaatcattttgcacGAGTCTTTGAGTTTGCTGTCCACCCTGTCATGATGTAGTAAATCCCCTTTAAGAAACCCTCTGATGTACTCATTGGCATCCCCATGCCTATTTTGCTTTTCTTCAGAGGAGGTTAAAAAAACTGATGTGCACACATTAAATATCTACATATATGTTTCCTATTTTTCATCATATTGTGTTTGAAACCGAATGTGGTCAAGCTTaacatgtccaccctgtcatagtaaaatattaattaatataaaaaattcgGAAATCAAAGatagcttttaaactgtatacaaAGAGCTTAAATAAGGAAACACTTTACCAGCTGCAGGTTCAACCTGTGTTAAATAAATGCTATCTTTAGCCAAAAATGTCCTCCTTGTTATTGTCCACCCTTTCACAAATCCTTCCTTGGGTGGACATATGCATCGTTATTgacactttctttctttctttctttctttctttctttctttctttctttctttctttctttctttctttctttctttctttctttctttctttctttctttcttttttgttaatCAGCTAATGTTTTATTATGGTACATCACATACATACTACACCAGTAGATGCAATACATAAGTGGACAATACAAATCTTTTGGCAATATTTATCTCAGTCTATATAAAGAATATCCTTTTAAAGTCCATATAAGGCAGCTCATTGACtgtttgaaattaaaatacattatttatccTATTCTggaaaagaaaaaatatgatacaTTTGTGCGTTGATGGATTTGAAACCACACTGGACTGAACTAATTTGAACTTTTAATTTCAATTcactacaacttctatgttaagctgcttagacacaatttacattacaggtgtcaaatccagtttcttaagagccacagctctgcacagtttagggttaaccctaattaaacacacctgatcaaactaattgagtccttcaggcttgtttgatacctacaggTAGGTTTGTTAAAgcaaggttggaactaaattgtgcagagctgcggcccttcaggaactagATTTGACACCTAATTTACATTATGGaaacgctatagaaataaagataaattgaattgaatagatttTTCTCCTCCAAAacactatatataaaaatactaattagcAAATGCtagtattagaaaaaaaaattagaaccTAGCTTTAAAAACTTTAGCATAATGAAAGAAACAGAGACACAAGACAGAAATAAATTTCAACATATGTCACCTTAATTAGTTAAAAACGAGTTCTCGATCTGCACATGCCATAACAGATATTGTAAATTTTGTGGATGCAGATCTAGTGTCAACAAGCATCTGTTCTCTTTGTTTCAGATGACCATTTGAACTCTCCACTTTGGAGACAGAAATATTTATTCGACGTATCAACGCTTTCTGAAAATGTGGAGATCCTGGGTGCCGAACTGAGGATTTACACAAAGATCTCCGGAAGCTTCCGCGCATCTGAAACCGGTCCTGTGGAAATACAGCTTCTCTCCTGCCAGTCGCACACTGTCCTTGATTCACAAACTTTGGATCTGGAGGATGCACATAAACCAAAATGGGAAGTTTTCGACGTCTGGGAGATTTTTAAGGAACGTCAGCACCACTCTCATGGCACCCGCTTCTGTTTAGAGCTCAGGGCCACACTGGATAATCCAGAGAGAGAAATTGATTTGCAATATCTTGGATTTCACAGACATGGCCGCCCGCAACTGAAGAAAGCCATACTGGTTGTTTTCACAAGGTCAAAAAAGAGGCAAAGTCTTTTTTATGAAAAAAGAGAGAAGATCAAGCTATGGGGTCTGGATAGTATTGGTAAGGAAAGAAGATCCCACTCGAAAACCCGCCGGAGCAGACGGACTGCTCTACCCAATCGCCATGGCAAGAGACATGGTAAAAAGTCAAAATCTAGATGCAGCAAAAAGCCACTGCATGTCAATTTCAGAGAGCTGGGTTGGGACGATTGGGTCATCGCTCCATTAGATTATGAGGCTTATCACTGTGAGGGCATGTGTGACTTTCCCCTCCGATCTCACCTGGAACCAACCAATCATGCCATCATACAAACTCTAATGAACTCAATGAACCCCAGCAACATGCCACCCAGCTGTTGCGTCCCCTCCAAACTCAGTCCCATTAGCATCTTGTACATTGACGCAGGAAATAATGTTGTGTACAAGCAGTATGAAGACATGGTAGTGGAGTCCTGCGGCTGCAGATGATCAAACTAATGTTCAAACTAATGAGGAAATGTAAACACTTGTGTGAATACGTGTGTGGCTTCCCAGTGTGTCTTCACAACCTTTGCTGAAACAATGTACAACCATTTGGTCAACAGGAGTTATGAATTTGGACTTGAGCGGTGTCTCCAGAAATTGATGGGACATTTTGATATATTTGCAGTCTAAAATggcctaaaataatttttttgttctcgtgttttgctgtaaaaatacaaacaaatcttTCTGATCTCAAGAGCCATAGGACAAATATAGAAAAATCTAAGACAATTGTCCCATATTTCATGGGAGAACGGTTACCCATTCTCGAAATTGATCCTCTGCTTTTGACCCATCTAAGTGCACACACATGAGTGAGAAGTGAGAGTACACACATACAGTGAGCATACACCCTTAGCATCCAGGGAGCAATCAGGGGTTAggtgccttgctcaagggcaCAGATGCGTATTGAAGATGGAGAGAGGGTTTCATTTAGTTCCCCTCATCTTCAATTTCTGCTGGGACTGGGAATCGAACCTGCAAAAAACACTTCCTAGCAATCGGGCCACATAATCGTCTTTGCAATCTTTAAATCAGGATAGATTCTGATTGAAAGTGTGTACTCTTACCGTTCATTAATATGCAATATTGCTGGAATCTAAAATTCATTGCTCTTGTaaattgaaaatgtacatttttgttcgTTATCAATTAACAATATTTAAATTAAGGCACTTTTCCACTGCGTGGTATAATGTGGCTTGTTTTGGTATAGCTCACTTTTGAGGGCTTTTTCACTGGGTTCCGTATTTAGTACCTTTTTTTTTATCCACCACAGGTGAGGTTCCCTTTTCAGCATTGTGTAGAGGAGGTCCAGATGTTCCTCTCTTTGGTAGATGAGAAGTGGATGGGGACAAACTGAAATGAAGAAAAGTTTTCAGAAAGTCATGGCAGTAGAGGTGGCACAACTATAGCAATAATCCCACCTGTTTTTAGTGCTAAGTTGAACTGAAGCAAGCCTTGCTGAACCAGAATGTACTATGCATTGAATAAGCATCCATAATGTCTTTTGTTTATGC containing:
- the gdf6b gene encoding growth/differentiation factor 6-B precursor (The RefSeq protein has 2 substitutions compared to this genomic sequence) produces the protein MCACGILLTFTLLLHFLGVQSMNPLFPSASRGMKVSKSVPAEGNRRAKYGKNVLSASLLSGDIQSRRAIKDAIEPHDYMISIYKTFSAAEKLGLNASFFRSSKAANTITSFVDEGQDDHLNSPLWRQKYLFDVSTLSENVEILGAELRIYTKISGSFRASETGPVEIQLLSCQSHTVLDSQTLDLEDAHKPKWEVFDVWEIFKERQHHSHGNRFCLELRATLDNPEREIDLQYLGFHRHGRPQLKKAILVVFTRSKKRQSLFYEKREKIKLWGLDSIGKERRSHSKTRRSRRTALPNRHGKRHGKKSKSRCSKKPLHVNFRELGWDDWVIAPLDYEAYHCEGMCDFPLRSHLEPTNHAIIQTLMNSMNPSNMPPSCCVPSKLSPISILYIDAGNNVVYKQYEDMVVESCGCR
- the gdf6b gene encoding growth/differentiation factor 6-B isoform X1, coding for MCSCFYKSSASRGMKVSKSVPAEGNRRAKYGKNVLSASLLSGDIQSRRAIKDAIEPHDYMISIYKTFSAAEKLGLNASFFRSSKAANTITSFVDEGQDDHLNSPLWRQKYLFDVSTLSENVEILGAELRIYTKISGSFRASETGPVEIQLLSCQSHTVLDSQTLDLEDAHKPKWEVFDVWEIFKERQHHSHGTRFCLELRATLDNPEREIDLQYLGFHRHGRPQLKKAILVVFTRSKKRQSLFYEKREKIKLWGLDSIGKERRSHSKTRRSRRTALPNRHGKRHGKKSKSRCSKKPLHVNFRELGWDDWVIAPLDYEAYHCEGMCDFPLRSHLEPTNHAIIQTLMNSMNPSNMPPSCCVPSKLSPISILYIDAGNNVVYKQYEDMVVESCGCR